Proteins encoded in a region of the Elaeis guineensis isolate ETL-2024a chromosome 7, EG11, whole genome shotgun sequence genome:
- the LOC105048907 gene encoding uncharacterized protein isoform X2, which yields MAFRAVMRSVLSSAPRRPFCRPNLHPLASPLLLASKLRISFFHGAAPLGCSNGDTPLLATPSFAPLEDQDPSNEVNSESSKSEGRVAQTTNILVIGGTLTNDAANEWLVLDQKVNTYPMFRGFTAIGTGGDDFVQAMVAAVVSVLQQPILQAQAVYGVMRRDDRTKFLL from the exons ATGGCCTTTCGAGCCGTTATGCGCTCCGTCCTGTCATCGGCGCCAAGACGTCCCTTCTGCCGCCCCAATCTGCACCCCTTGGCGTCCCCTCTTCTCCTCGCCTCTAAgcttaggattagttttttccatGGAGCCGCTCCTCTGGGCTGCTCCAATGGCGATACTCCGTTGCTCGCCACCCCATCTTTCGCTCCCCTGGAGGACCAAGATCCGTCCAACGAGGTCAATTCCG AGTCATCAAAGTCAGAAGGAAGAGTTGCACAAACCACAAATATTTTGGTTATTGGTGGTACTCTGACTAATGATGCTGCTAACGAATGGCTTGTTCTAGATCAGAAG GTAAACACATATCCAATGTTTAGAGGGTTTACGGCAATTGGAACTGGAGGtgatgattttgttcaagctatGGTTGCTGCAGTTGTATCAGTACTTCAACAGCCAATCCTACAG GCCCAAGCTGTGTACGGTGTCATGAGGAGAGATGACAGAACGAAGTTCCTTTTGTAG
- the LOC105048907 gene encoding uncharacterized protein isoform X1, with amino-acid sequence MAFRAVMRSVLSSAPRRPFCRPNLHPLASPLLLASKLRISFFHGAAPLGCSNGDTPLLATPSFAPLEDQDPSNEVNSESSKSEGRVAQTTNILVIGGTLTNDAANEWLVLDQKVNTYPMFRGFTAIGTGGDDFVQAMVAAVVSVLQQPILQEQVTQRLSSRGKYVSVNIGPIRVSSVEEAQAVYGVMRRDDRTKFLL; translated from the exons ATGGCCTTTCGAGCCGTTATGCGCTCCGTCCTGTCATCGGCGCCAAGACGTCCCTTCTGCCGCCCCAATCTGCACCCCTTGGCGTCCCCTCTTCTCCTCGCCTCTAAgcttaggattagttttttccatGGAGCCGCTCCTCTGGGCTGCTCCAATGGCGATACTCCGTTGCTCGCCACCCCATCTTTCGCTCCCCTGGAGGACCAAGATCCGTCCAACGAGGTCAATTCCG AGTCATCAAAGTCAGAAGGAAGAGTTGCACAAACCACAAATATTTTGGTTATTGGTGGTACTCTGACTAATGATGCTGCTAACGAATGGCTTGTTCTAGATCAGAAG GTAAACACATATCCAATGTTTAGAGGGTTTACGGCAATTGGAACTGGAGGtgatgattttgttcaagctatGGTTGCTGCAGTTGTATCAGTACTTCAACAGCCAATCCTACAG GAACAAGTAACTCAGAGACTATCTTCCAGGGGCAAGTATGTTTCTGTAAACATCGGACCTATTAGAGTTTCTTCTGTTGAAGAG GCCCAAGCTGTGTACGGTGTCATGAGGAGAGATGACAGAACGAAGTTCCTTTTGTAG